A single region of the Gorilla gorilla gorilla isolate KB3781 chromosome 1, NHGRI_mGorGor1-v2.1_pri, whole genome shotgun sequence genome encodes:
- the LOC129526804 gene encoding ragulator complex protein LAMTOR5-like encodes MEATLEQRLEDTMKNPSIVGVPCTDSLNLGCHGTLSDEHAGVISLLAQQAAKLTSDPTDTPVVCPASDNGNIMIQKRDGFTVAVHKMAS; translated from the coding sequence ATGGAGGCGACCTTGGAGCAGCGCTTAGAAGATACAATGAAGAATCCCTCCATTGTTGGAGTCCCGTGCACAGATTCACTTAATCTGGGTTGCCATGGGACCCTGTCAGATGAGCATGCTGGAGTGATATCTCTTCTAGCCCAACAAGCAGCTAAGCTAACCTCTGACCCCACTGATACTCCTGTAGTGTGTCCAGCATCCGATAATGGGAACATTATGATCCAGAAGCGTGATGGCTTCACAGTGGCAGTACACAAAATGGCCTCTTGA